In the genome of Dermacentor variabilis isolate Ectoservices chromosome 5, ASM5094787v1, whole genome shotgun sequence, one region contains:
- the LOC142582445 gene encoding uncharacterized protein LOC142582445 yields MLRTPPQSRDTSPSASGAGDAEDSSREDKKEETRSSRRLQGLPAELGPLPAPGRRVNHRSTSPMQAATTPAPLVVQQPRVPPLFSGSTCEDVQDWLERYERVATFNKWSDEDKLRNVFFSLEDSARTWYENQELFLTTWEAFKRHLSATFASILRKERAEALLQTRQQHPNESVTVFAEEMQKLFRHADANMTEDKKLQYLMRAVKEQLFVALIRNPPRTVAEWISEAATIEKTLELRAKQYDRNLRAPPPDCDDSRSASAVALRDTIRAIVRDELRKLLPGAQPLQISSLADVVRDEVQQALGTLDPTETAPALSPPSPEPRVSTYAAALQSQARPTSWRRETYAPPQRSQAYPPPPRPQQAARSNTFRQITTRKTDIWRTPDRRPLCFHCGEAGHLLRECPYRQMGLRGYNIDAPRPLPGQRPREIEAYLRATEDAAPRRFRSPSPYPRRSSSPYQGYARERSPSPRRGN; encoded by the coding sequence atgCTTCGGACACCCCCTCAAAGCCGTGACACCAGCCCAAGTGCATCTGGAGCCGGCGACGCGGAAGACAGCTCCAGAGAAGacaaaaaggaggaaacccggagCAGCCGCCGACTACAAGGACTGCCGGCTGAATTGGGACCACTACCTGCCCCTGGTCGCCGTGTGAACCACCGCTCGACGTCACCAATGCAAGCCGCCACCACACCTGCGCCGCTCGTCGTCCAACAGCCGCGAGTACCTCCGCTTTTTAGCGGCTCCACTTGCGAAGATGTGCAAGATTGGCTGGAACGTTACGAAAGAGTTGCAACCTTCAACAAGTGGTCTGACGAAGACAAACTTCGGAacgtcttcttctctctcgaagaCTCTGCTAGAACCTGGTACGAGAACCAAGAGCTGTTCCTGACAACGTGGGAGGCTTTCAAAAGGCACTTATCTGCAACTTTCGCAAGTATTCTACGCAAAGAACGAGCTGAGGCCTTGCTTCAAACTCGTCAGCAGCATCCAAACGAATCCGTAACCGTCTTtgcggaagaaatgcaaaagctctTCCGCCATGCGGACGCCAACATGACTGAAGACAAGAAGCTTCAGTACCTTATGAGAGCCGTCAAGGAGCAACTTTTCGTCGCTCTCATTCGCAACCCGCCGAGGACCGTCGCCGAATGGATTAGCGAAGCGGCCACTATCGAGAAGACGCTCGAGCTTCGCGCAAAGCAATACGACCGCAACTTACGCGCTCCTCCGCCAGACTGCGACGACTCCCGAAGTGCCTCCGCAGTGGCCCTTCGAGATACCATCCGTGCCATCGTgcgcgacgagctgcgcaagttgCTACCGGGTGCGCAACCTCTGCAAATATCCTCGCTCGCCGACGTTGTAAGGGACGAGGTCCAGCAAGCGCTGGGCACACTCGATCCTACCGAGACGGCACCAGCCCTATCGCCACCTTCCCCGGAGCCACGCGTTTCAACTTACGCCGCCGCTCTGCAAAGCCAAGCGAGGCCAACCAGCTGGCGGCGGGAAACGTACGCGCCACCTCAACGCAGCCAAGCCTACCCGCCACCGCCGCGCCCGCAGCAGGCCGCCCGCTCAAACACGTTCCGGCAAATCACCACGAGGAAGACTGACATCTGGAGAACCCCAGATCGACGACCGCTTTGTTTTCACTGTGGTGAAGCCGGCCACCTCCTACGAGAGTGCCCCTACCGTCAGATGGGCCTCCGCGGGTACAACATCGACGCACCGCGACCCCTTCCTGGCCAACGGCCTCGAGAAATCGAAGCCTATCTTCGAGCGACCGAAGATGCCGCCCCACGTCGCTTCAGGTCCCCGTCACCCTACCCACGCCGTTCGTCTTCGCCGTACCAAGGGTACGCGAGGGAGAGGTCACCGAGCCCTCGTAGGGGAAACTAA